ACCCtgagatgatgtccaagttaacaataaaaaaatagAATCGTTTCATCATAAGCTAAATACATGAAATCACTTCACTATAAATTGGCATTTGGAGATGGCAAATGAAGAACAAAGCGTAGCAAAATAAGAAAGAAACAATACATAAAAGGAAAAGAGAGGAGTGACATGGCTAGCATGGCTGAGAAATGGGAGGAGCTTAGTGGGAAAAACAATTGGGAAGGGTTGTTAAACCCCTTAGATCTTGATCTTCGTAAATATATCATTCAATATGGAGAATTGGCTCAAGCAACTTATGACACTTTCATTACAGAAACAAAGTCAAAAAATGCAGGAGCTAGCAGATACTCGATGGAGAACCTTTTTACTAAGGGTGGGCTTGACCCACTAAAGTATCGTGTAACCAAATTCTTCTATGCTACTGCATCGATCCCACTTCCTGGTGGTATCCTTGTAAGATCATTGTCAAGGGAAGCATGGAGTAAGGAATCAAATTTTATGGGATACATTGCTGTGGCCACTGATGAGGGAAAAGTTGCATTGGGAAGGAGGGATATTGTGATTAACTGGAGAGGAACAATACAAAATTTGGAGTGGGTGAATGATCTTCAATTTTTACTTATCCCAGGACCCAAAGTTTTTGGTGATGAGGGTTTGCTTCAACCTTTGGTGCATCATGGCTTCTATAACATTTATACAACATCAAGTACACGATCGCAGTTTAATCAAACTAGTGCAAGGGACCAGGTACATGTTATAATACTTCCATGCATGCTTTTACAAGAGTATGATCCTTTAATTACTTCTCAAGTAATATTTCGTTTTCAATATATAGTTGACTTTTGATGATAAAGTTTTATAATATAACGTTCAAAGTCAGGATGCAAACAGGAATAATTATGTTTTAACTTGTATTAAGGAGACTTTGAAAACAAAAAGGGGGCTGCATGCCTTGATGAAGCTAAAAAGTCTAACAGTTCTTCATTTTTGTTAATTCATTTTAGGTGATTGAAGAAGTGAAACGATTGGTTGAGGAATATAAGCATGAAGAGGTCAGTATAACAGTGACTGGTCATAGCTTAGGTGCATCACTTGCAACTCTAAATGCAGTTGACATAGCTTATAATGGTATCAACAAGTCAAGCAATGGCAAGGAGTTTCTTGTAACAGCCTTTCCATTTGCAAGTCCTAAAGTTGGGGATCTCAATTTTCAGAAGGCATTTTCAAAACTGAAAAGTCTTCGTGTTTTGAGAATTCATAACTTATTGGATATTGTTCCGAAATACCCACCCATTGGCTATTTTGACGTTGGGGAGGAACTATTAATTGACACCACAAAATCTCCCTATGTGAAGCCTCCTGGAGAACCTGTGAGCTGGCATTTGTTGGAACCATATCTGCATGGTGTTGCTGGCACTCAAGGTTTAGGACCATTAGCAAGTTTTAAATTAGAGGTGAATCGCGATATTTCACTAGTCAACAAACAGTGGAATATACTGAAAGATGAATATTGCATTCCTGGGCTTTGGTGGGTCGAGAAGAACAAAGGGATGGTTCAACAAGAAGATGGATCTTGGCTTCTCTTGGATCGCGACGAGTATGACTTTTGAGAGAGCTAGAATGCTAGAGTTCCGAATGCGGTTTTATTTCCTTTCACGTAATGTTTGAATAAAGGTTTTCGTTAGCTTGGGAAAACCAGTCATATATTATATATGTGCATTAGGGTTTAAAATTTGTACACAATCGATGTACAAAATTTTATACACTTACGTTGCACAAAACTCTATGTATTATAGTTCCTCTTTATCACAGAGGATAAACTTGCATGTCGATCTATTGCTTTTACTCAACGCTTAAGATATCTGGCCATTAACTTGAATGCTCTATATCATTTAAGAGATGGACAATTTCCTTAATCTACTAATTGCTGCAAAATATGGTGAAAGAATCATATGTATCTCTAGTTGATTAGCCGTGGTCTATATATGTAGAGTGGGGGtgttcacggtttggttaaaaaTCGATCCAAATCGAAAATTGAACCAAATCGGTTAAATAAACCGATATTTACTTGGGTTGGGTTTGGTTTGATTTGTAATTTTTAAAAACCGggaatatttggtttggttttggttttactaaaagcAAACGGAACCGAACCGACAAATTTTATGCATaatatttataattatatatatacaatatattaatttttataaatacttttaaatattttgtatactttttaagcaaaattttatttatctctaataggctaatgaactttatacATTTTTAAAAAGAGATCCATGAATTGAAAgtcatttattcaaagaaacaactatgagatttacctagatttattttttgtatttcttataaactttattcacttaattaaaaCTTATAAATCCTAAGACATTTTTTCCATAATCCAAGGAAACTATAGCTACCACAATAAAAGGATAATAATGAATTAATTACAATTGGGAAAAGGATAGAAAATTCTCTCCTAATTGTAGGGAAAAACATGAAGGAGCGAAATACCGTTAGTTTTCTTAAAAATCGAAACAGCGATCCAAACCGACTACAATCGAACCGATGGATATTTATTATATttgttttggtttggttt
Above is a genomic segment from Lycium barbarum isolate Lr01 chromosome 12, ASM1917538v2, whole genome shotgun sequence containing:
- the LOC132622718 gene encoding phospholipase A1-IIgamma-like, producing the protein MASMAEKWEELSGKNNWEGLLNPLDLDLRKYIIQYGELAQATYDTFITETKSKNAGASRYSMENLFTKGGLDPLKYRVTKFFYATASIPLPGGILVRSLSREAWSKESNFMGYIAVATDEGKVALGRRDIVINWRGTIQNLEWVNDLQFLLIPGPKVFGDEGLLQPLVHHGFYNIYTTSSTRSQFNQTSARDQVIEEVKRLVEEYKHEEVSITVTGHSLGASLATLNAVDIAYNGINKSSNGKEFLVTAFPFASPKVGDLNFQKAFSKLKSLRVLRIHNLLDIVPKYPPIGYFDVGEELLIDTTKSPYVKPPGEPVSWHLLEPYLHGVAGTQGLGPLASFKLEVNRDISLVNKQWNILKDEYCIPGLWWVEKNKGMVQQEDGSWLLLDRDEYDF